A genomic segment from Leptotrichia sp. OH3620_COT-345 encodes:
- a CDS encoding ankyrin repeat domain-containing protein, which translates to MKKFLKTILIGIAIVACSQNNIEAKNKDISSKNNDKSAIKTAKEVSGKYRNFRYSLEEMKDIANPNKLSWRIFYENPSRGSDAEWFDAVKQGNLEKVKKMVESGQNIESKDTGSLNQTALGWAAFIGYEDIVDYLVEKGANLEATDTGDVYNVLKSAVLGKNVKVVEKLHKLLIKRGIKVDLNDQTVEDDNETLIMVAASNNRIDIVKYLLSQGANVNLVSKPKNQSALSFACDRGYKDMQKLLIENGAVNHRTGKPSCN; encoded by the coding sequence TTGAAAAAATTTTTGAAAACAATTTTAATTGGAATTGCAATAGTTGCATGCAGTCAAAATAATATTGAAGCAAAAAATAAAGACATATCATCAAAAAATAATGACAAGAGTGCAATAAAAACAGCAAAGGAAGTTTCAGGAAAATATAGGAACTTCAGATACAGCTTAGAAGAAATGAAGGATATAGCCAATCCTAACAAACTTTCATGGAGAATATTTTATGAAAATCCTTCAAGAGGATCAGATGCAGAATGGTTTGATGCAGTTAAACAGGGGAATTTAGAAAAAGTGAAAAAAATGGTAGAATCAGGGCAGAATATTGAATCAAAGGATACAGGAAGCTTGAATCAGACAGCTTTAGGTTGGGCTGCTTTCATAGGATACGAAGATATTGTGGATTATTTAGTTGAAAAAGGGGCTAATCTTGAAGCGACAGATACCGGAGATGTGTACAATGTTTTAAAATCTGCAGTTTTAGGAAAAAATGTCAAAGTAGTGGAAAAATTACATAAACTACTTATAAAAAGAGGAATTAAAGTAGATCTTAACGATCAAACGGTAGAAGACGATAATGAAACTTTAATAATGGTAGCAGCAAGCAACAATAGGATTGATATAGTAAAATATCTTCTATCTCAAGGAGCAAATGTAAATTTAGTAAGCAAGCCTAAAAATCAAAGTGCATTATCATTTGCCTGTGACAGAGGATATAAAGATATGCAGAAATTATTAATTGAAAATGGTGCAGTTAATCATCGGACAGGTAAACCTTCCTGTAATTAA
- the cas2 gene encoding CRISPR-associated endonuclease Cas2, which translates to MSIKYIGLLMYDFPMQTDIEIKEYNNFRKMIIKKGYYQIQKSIYIMSSNTKERIETTEKQISVMIPKNSSVRTLLLTEEQFRKMKVLSGEITMGELILKNKNRILEY; encoded by the coding sequence ATGAGTATTAAGTATATAGGATTGTTAATGTATGATTTTCCCATGCAGACAGATATTGAAATAAAGGAATATAATAATTTCAGAAAAATGATTATTAAAAAGGGGTATTATCAGATACAGAAATCTATTTATATAATGAGTTCCAATACAAAAGAAAGAATAGAAACGACTGAAAAGCAGATATCCGTGATGATTCCGAAAAATTCGTCAGTAAGGACATTGTTGCTGACAGAAGAACAGTTCAGAAAAATGAAGGTTCTGTCGGGAGAAATAACAATGGGAGAACTAATTTTAAAAAATAAAAATAGAATTTTGGAATATTAA